A portion of the Scylla paramamosain isolate STU-SP2022 chromosome 2, ASM3559412v1, whole genome shotgun sequence genome contains these proteins:
- the LOC135112014 gene encoding prostaglandin G/H synthase 1-like isoform X2: MRYFGKVEEMEVKLTSRNHTHALYPVLEEVNENGCQLRFQGLYAYRRRFSMQPFTSFLDLAGDPKLAADLEHFCRDIEAVEYYVSLVTARLGPSVTLPSTVSLGGPWSVKGLMAAHLQP; encoded by the exons ATGAGATATTTTGGTAaggtggaggaaatggaagTGAAG cTGACATCAAGGaaccacacacacgctctctacCCAGTGCTGGAGGAGGTGAATGAAAACGGCTGCCAGCTGAGGTTCCAGGGGCTCTACGCGTACCGCAGGAGGTTTAGCATGcagcccttcacctccttccttgaCCTGGCTGGTGACCCCAAACTGGCGGCTGACCTGGAGCACTTCTGCAGGGACATAGAGGCTGTGGAGTACTATGTCA gtCTTGTCACGGCACGCCTCGGCCCCTCGGTCACCCTGCCGTCCACGGTCAGTTTGGGAGGCCCCTGGAGTGTGAAGGGGCTCATGGCTGCCCATTTGCAGCCCTAA
- the LOC135112014 gene encoding prostaglandin G/H synthase 1-like isoform X1 gives MIVISEEREGERERELTSRNHTHALYPVLEEVNENGCQLRFQGLYAYRRRFSMQPFTSFLDLAGDPKLAADLEHFCRDIEAVEYYVSLVTARLGPSVTLPSTVSLGGPWSVKGLMAAHLQP, from the exons ATGATTGTCatcagtgaggagagagagggagagagagagagagag cTGACATCAAGGaaccacacacacgctctctacCCAGTGCTGGAGGAGGTGAATGAAAACGGCTGCCAGCTGAGGTTCCAGGGGCTCTACGCGTACCGCAGGAGGTTTAGCATGcagcccttcacctccttccttgaCCTGGCTGGTGACCCCAAACTGGCGGCTGACCTGGAGCACTTCTGCAGGGACATAGAGGCTGTGGAGTACTATGTCA gtCTTGTCACGGCACGCCTCGGCCCCTCGGTCACCCTGCCGTCCACGGTCAGTTTGGGAGGCCCCTGGAGTGTGAAGGGGCTCATGGCTGCCCATTTGCAGCCCTAA